A portion of the Polaribacter cellanae genome contains these proteins:
- a CDS encoding ATP-binding protein, which translates to MIQREITKTLLEVSKYYSVITITGPRQSGKTTLIKSVFSYLPYILLENPETKKRVIDDPIGFLENYPKGAILDEVQNVPELFSYIQGIVDDNKDIFFVLSGSQNFLLLDKIKQTLAGRTAIIKLLPFSNQELKNTNYWKNKPLEFVYKGMYPSIYDRNIPPNIFYSNYIQTYVERDVSSIRNIGNLTSFTNFLSLCAGRVGQILNIDSLATDAGIAPNTAKDWLSILEASYIIHLLKPHYKNFNKRLVKRPKLYFYDTGLACNLLQIKSREELQIHFAKGNLFENYIINELLKNKLNRGEKSNLYFWRDKHGKEIDCIVEKANSLIPIEIKSSVTYQKEHFKNITYWNKLAENSKENSFLVYAGNNDDVLPYGNLTSWKNLNKIDLN; encoded by the coding sequence ATGATTCAAAGAGAAATAACAAAAACATTACTCGAAGTTAGTAAGTATTATTCTGTGATTACTATTACAGGGCCGAGACAATCTGGTAAAACGACATTGATAAAAAGTGTTTTTAGTTATTTACCATACATTTTATTAGAAAATCCAGAAACTAAAAAAAGGGTAATTGACGATCCAATAGGTTTTTTAGAAAATTATCCAAAAGGAGCCATATTAGATGAAGTTCAAAATGTACCAGAGCTATTTTCTTACATTCAAGGAATTGTTGATGATAATAAAGATATATTTTTTGTGCTTTCAGGTTCACAAAATTTTCTTTTGTTAGATAAAATAAAGCAAACTTTAGCAGGGAGAACAGCAATTATAAAATTATTACCATTTTCTAATCAAGAATTGAAAAACACCAATTATTGGAAAAATAAACCATTAGAATTTGTGTATAAAGGAATGTACCCAAGCATTTATGATAGAAATATACCACCAAATATATTTTATTCAAATTACATACAAACTTATGTGGAGAGAGATGTAAGTTCAATAAGAAATATTGGAAATCTTACAAGTTTTACTAATTTTCTAAGCTTGTGTGCTGGTAGAGTTGGGCAAATTTTAAATATAGATTCTTTAGCTACTGATGCTGGAATCGCTCCAAATACTGCAAAAGATTGGTTATCAATTTTAGAAGCAAGTTATATTATACATTTATTAAAACCTCACTATAAAAACTTTAATAAACGATTAGTAAAACGACCAAAATTATATTTTTATGACACAGGTCTGGCATGTAATTTACTACAAATTAAGAGTAGAGAAGAATTACAAATTCATTTTGCAAAAGGAAATTTGTTTGAAAATTATATTATAAATGAACTTCTTAAAAATAAATTAAATCGAGGAGAAAAATCAAATTTATATTTTTGGAGAGATAAACATGGTAAAGAAATAGATTGTATTGTAGAAAAAGCAAATTCTTTAATTCCTATTGAAATAAAATCGAGTGTAACTTATCAAAAAGAGCATTTTAAAAATATAACCTATTGGAATAAACTCGCTGAAAATTCTAAAGAAAATTCTTTTTTAGTGTATGCTGGTAACAATGATGATGTGCTACCTTATGGAAATTTAACTAGTTGGAAAAATTTAAATAAGATTGATTTGAATTAA
- a CDS encoding leucine-rich repeat domain-containing protein: protein MKTKLLLLFALISCVVTAQVSQAERQALIDLYNATDGDNWTNNTNWDTDINSNSDIATWFGVTVRNNTVTEIRLFDNNLTGSLTNVSSLTNLSKLELSNNNISGTIDVTFFPDNITYIGLRENSMSGAFPNVSTLTALRIVNFIDNQLTGVIDESFFPNSMASIWIAKNQYIGELDFSSFTNLTSIHIYDTNISFLKLATSTFNGRSITQNGRLRVQNTPNLAFIEVPNPASFLNINGDYFDLGLSIVGYDQADKTATPNIAEREALKKLYENKSYTYASTIKSGVNDTEWLNVEVLNGETRITEIHTTGLGINGPMPVEIGVFTELKHLHIPNSGINTIATELKNASKLEDLYLNNNSITAIPIDFYDLVNLKVLNISNNQIPSIASGLGSFTDLEQFYFSNTQVDLIPTTIGNLKKLEILEFANTKISLLPPQIGGLVELRRLVAAPNNIASIPSEFGQLTKLQFLDFANCELSNTPGAFANLTQLETLYLNDNELQVVAGLGGFTKLKFLRLHNNRLGEDNPNFNTDLPEDMSDLVLLEELTLYNNKLTKLPANIGNLIKLTSLQLQNNKLTTIPNSIGNLTNLLELRLEGNKLTSLPTTIGGLTSLEKLYVSQSSSNNELTSLPDEIGDLSNLKELYIENMRIYDTTTGISTYTLKSLPTTMNKLLNLEVLEASNSGIGGLVDLTNLTKLTRLQLNNNKITDLKIDAPSGNFTGSSNPTYHFNITSNPFITCVEVPVAEVSNWGVRYAQVPQIADNGIAFSDNCTGFRVPQSEREALIAFYIATKGGDAIDANTGVTWVGTNWSTDATELTNVGSWEGVTTEIINGQKHVTKLELGKNLSGSVSKEIKDLTELTRLHLTNGSITTIATEIGDLSKLTYLNLNGNQLESLPTGIGNFTSLVELHLTSQRERINTSQYIATLTSLPEQIGNIATLEKLDLRSNGLTSLPAGIGNFTSLKELNLSFQTTSPVRYQTQYTLASLPDEVGNITSLEKLQLNNNVLTTIPSTINGLTNLLELRLEGNKLTSLPTTIGRLTNLQKLYLSNNGNLNQIESLPEKIGDLSNLKELYVENMSSRENGITTYHLKSLPTTMNKLLNLEVLEASNSGIGGLVDLTNLTKLTRLQLNNNKITDLKIDAPSGNFTGSSNPTYHFNITSNPFITCVEVPVAEVSNWGVRYAQVPQIADNGIAFSDNCTGFRVPQSEREALIAFYIATKGGDAIDANTGVTWVGTNWSTDATELTNVGSWEGVTTEIINGQKHVTKLELGKNLSGSVSKEIKDLTELTRLRLTNGSITTIATEIGDLSKLTYLNLNGNQLESLPTGIGNFTSLVELHLTSQRERINTSQYIATLTSLPEQIGNIATLEKLDLRSNGLTSLPAGIGNFTSLKELNLSFQTTSPVRYQTQYTLASLPDEVGNITSLEKLQLNNNVLTTIPSTINGLTNLLELRLEGNKLTSLPTTIGGLTNLQKLYLSNNGNLNQIESLPEKIGDLSNLKELYVENMSSRENGITTYHLKSLPTTMNQLLNLEVLEASNSGIGGLVDLTNLTKLTRLQLNNNKITDLKIDAPSGNFTGSSNPTYHFNITSNPFITCVEVPAAEVTNWDVRYAQVPQIADNGIAFSDNCTGFRVPQSEREALIAFYIATKGGDAIDANTGVTWVGTNWSTDATELTNVGSWQGVTTEIINGQKHVTKLELGKNLSGSVPKEIKDLTELTRLRLTNGSIATIATEIGDLSKLTYLNLNGNQLESLPTGIGNFTSLVELHLTSQRERINTSQYIATLTSLPEQIGNIATLEKLDLRSNGLTSLPAGIGNFTSLKELNLSFQTTSPVRYQTQYTLASLPDEVGNITSLEKLQLQYNNLGSLPTTITNLEKLEILNIEYNQISNSLDLSKSEVLRDFRAQYNNISDLKIAVSPTIFGTSNNPQANRFRFKRNALGCIEVPSDELVAWQLSVYNEEGGIIDNGVVYSDNCSAITNNSIPDLERDALIAIYNNTKGMDWRNDLSGSYNGVTWVNDATQKRNVGAWYGVTTNIINGKKHVTKIELNSNLLDGTIPSVIKNLTQLKELEFNSNKISEITTEIGKLANLEQLTFTGQTELTTIPSEINNITTLKRLEFSSNKIEGNLDFSNLVNLTSLSVSSNEITGLKIGVSPNVFDNGYNSEGQFSNSISLYNQYLNCIAVPQKTISDWEATTHAKNYPNIVWGQDCSAYNNIPENEMEALVDLYNNLDGANWNGSINWNGNLAKALINNPYNATKWQGITTKIVDGGKHITNISLNSNKLKGELPTSIGNLTKLTNLQIGSNEISGAIPATFGNLASLETLYLNNNKITSLPAEMSNMLALKTVYLQNNEIEGNLPDFTNSTNLTSLYVSNNKLQFGDFEDEFASYQNIQTFSYSSQAKVGVEEAIDFGDGFDKTLEAVVSGTNNMYQWYKNGSPISGATNKEYIITNATQQDAGYYFCLVSNPVITGLNIETERITLTYDAALSVDDDTFSKSFKLYPNPVDNILQIRNTSDVKINKIEIYNLLGKKIQVVNNPKNAIDVSLLSKGVYLLNVFTDKGKTTKRVVKK, encoded by the coding sequence ATGAAAACAAAACTACTTTTACTATTTGCACTTATTTCTTGTGTAGTAACTGCCCAAGTTTCTCAAGCAGAAAGGCAAGCTTTAATCGATTTATATAACGCTACAGATGGCGATAATTGGACCAATAATACCAATTGGGATACAGATATTAATTCTAATTCTGATATTGCTACTTGGTTTGGGGTTACTGTTCGAAACAATACTGTTACAGAAATTAGATTGTTTGATAATAATTTAACTGGCTCCTTAACTAATGTTTCTAGTCTAACCAATTTAAGTAAGCTAGAACTCTCTAACAATAACATTTCGGGTACCATAGATGTTACTTTTTTTCCTGATAACATAACCTACATTGGGTTAAGAGAAAATAGTATGTCTGGTGCTTTCCCAAATGTATCTACATTAACTGCTTTACGGATTGTAAATTTTATAGACAACCAATTAACTGGTGTTATTGATGAAAGTTTTTTTCCAAATAGCATGGCATCCATTTGGATAGCTAAAAACCAATATATAGGAGAACTAGATTTTAGCAGTTTTACTAATTTGACTTCTATACATATATACGACACTAATATTAGTTTTTTAAAACTAGCAACGTCTACTTTTAATGGGCGAAGTATCACTCAAAATGGCAGACTTAGAGTACAAAACACTCCAAATTTAGCTTTTATTGAAGTGCCAAATCCAGCTAGCTTTCTTAATATAAATGGAGATTATTTTGATTTAGGACTTAGTATAGTTGGTTATGACCAAGCAGATAAAACAGCAACTCCAAATATTGCTGAAAGGGAAGCTCTTAAAAAATTATATGAAAATAAATCTTACACATATGCAAGTACAATAAAATCTGGAGTAAATGATACAGAATGGTTAAATGTTGAAGTCCTTAATGGAGAAACCAGAATTACTGAAATTCATACTACAGGTTTAGGAATTAATGGACCAATGCCAGTAGAAATTGGTGTTTTTACAGAGTTAAAACATTTACACATACCAAATTCTGGAATTAATACCATTGCAACAGAATTAAAAAACGCGAGCAAATTAGAAGATTTGTATTTGAATAATAACTCAATTACCGCAATTCCAATTGATTTTTATGATTTAGTAAATTTAAAGGTTTTAAATATTAGTAATAATCAAATTCCTTCAATAGCATCTGGTTTAGGTAGTTTTACAGATTTAGAACAATTTTATTTTAGCAATACACAAGTAGATTTAATACCAACAACCATTGGCAATTTAAAAAAGTTAGAAATTTTAGAATTTGCCAACACAAAAATATCTTTATTACCACCTCAAATTGGTGGTTTGGTAGAGTTAAGAAGATTAGTAGCAGCACCAAATAATATTGCCAGTATTCCTTCAGAATTTGGACAACTAACCAAACTACAATTTTTAGATTTTGCAAATTGTGAATTATCAAATACGCCAGGCGCTTTTGCAAATTTAACCCAATTAGAAACGCTATATCTTAATGATAACGAATTACAAGTAGTTGCTGGTTTAGGTGGTTTTACAAAACTGAAATTCTTACGATTACATAACAATAGATTAGGTGAAGACAACCCAAACTTTAATACAGATTTACCTGAAGATATGTCTGATTTGGTTTTGTTAGAAGAGTTGACTTTGTATAATAATAAGTTAACCAAATTACCTGCTAATATTGGTAATTTGATTAAGTTGACTTCGTTGCAGTTACAAAACAATAAACTAACAACAATTCCCAATAGTATTGGTAATTTAACAAATTTATTAGAGTTGCGATTAGAGGGTAATAAATTAACGAGTTTACCAACAACGATTGGGGGATTAACGAGTTTAGAGAAGTTGTATGTATCTCAAAGTAGTTCAAATAATGAATTGACAAGTCTACCAGATGAGATTGGAGATTTGAGTAATTTAAAGGAGTTGTATATAGAGAATATGCGTATTTACGATACAACAACAGGTATTAGCACATATACTTTAAAGAGTTTACCAACTACAATGAATAAGTTGTTAAACTTAGAGGTTTTGGAAGCAAGTAATAGCGGAATAGGAGGTTTGGTAGATTTAACGAATTTAACAAAATTAACCAGATTACAATTAAACAATAATAAAATAACAGATTTAAAAATAGATGCACCATCAGGAAATTTTACAGGCAGTTCAAACCCTACGTATCATTTTAATATTACGAGTAATCCATTTATAACCTGTGTAGAAGTACCAGTAGCAGAAGTTAGTAATTGGGGTGTAAGATATGCTCAAGTGCCACAAATTGCAGATAATGGAATTGCTTTTAGTGATAATTGTACAGGCTTTAGAGTTCCCCAAAGTGAGAGAGAAGCTTTGATTGCATTTTATATAGCTACAAAAGGAGGAGATGCAATAGATGCTAATACAGGAGTTACTTGGGTTGGAACTAATTGGAGTACAGATGCAACAGAATTAACCAATGTTGGTTCTTGGGAAGGTGTTACAACAGAAATTATCAATGGACAAAAACACGTAACTAAATTAGAATTGGGTAAAAATTTATCCGGAAGTGTTTCTAAAGAGATAAAAGATTTAACAGAATTAACAAGGTTACATTTAACAAACGGAAGTATTACTACAATAGCAACAGAGATAGGAGATTTAAGTAAGCTAACGTACTTGAATTTAAATGGCAATCAGTTAGAGAGTTTACCAACAGGTATTGGGAATTTTACAAGTTTGGTAGAGTTACATCTAACAAGTCAAAGAGAAAGAATTAACACCTCTCAATATATTGCAACCTTAACAAGCCTACCAGAACAAATTGGCAATATAGCTACTTTAGAAAAACTAGATTTAAGAAGTAATGGGTTAACAAGTCTACCAGCAGGTATTGGGAATTTTACAAGTTTAAAAGAATTAAATTTATCTTTTCAAACAACAAGTCCTGTTAGGTATCAAACTCAATACACACTTGCAAGTTTACCAGATGAGGTTGGGAATATAACAAGTTTGGAGAAACTACAACTTAATAATAATGTTTTAACTACCATACCATCTACAATCAATGGTTTAACGAATTTGTTAGAATTACGATTAGAGGGTAATAAATTAACGAGTTTACCAACAACGATTGGGAGATTAACCAACTTGCAGAAATTGTATTTATCAAACAATGGAAATTTAAATCAAATTGAAAGTTTACCTGAAAAGATTGGAGATTTATCAAATTTAAAAGAGTTGTATGTGGAGAATATGAGTAGTAGAGAGAATGGTATAACAACTTATCATTTAAAAAGTTTACCAACTACAATGAATAAGTTGTTAAACTTAGAGGTTTTGGAAGCAAGTAATAGCGGAATAGGAGGTTTGGTAGATTTAACGAATTTAACAAAATTAACCAGATTACAATTAAACAATAATAAAATAACAGATTTAAAAATAGATGCACCATCAGGAAATTTTACAGGCAGTTCAAACCCTACGTATCATTTTAATATTACGAGTAATCCATTTATAACCTGTGTAGAAGTACCAGTAGCAGAAGTTAGTAATTGGGGTGTAAGATATGCTCAAGTGCCACAAATTGCAGATAATGGAATTGCCTTTAGTGATAATTGTACAGGCTTTAGAGTTCCCCAAAGTGAGAGAGAAGCTTTGATTGCATTTTATATAGCTACCAAAGGAGGAGATGCAATAGATGCTAATACAGGAGTTACTTGGGTTGGAACTAATTGGAGTACAGATGCAACAGAATTAACCAATGTTGGTTCTTGGGAAGGTGTTACAACAGAAATTATCAATGGACAAAAACACGTAACTAAATTAGAATTGGGTAAAAATTTATCCGGAAGTGTTTCTAAAGAGATAAAAGATTTAACAGAATTAACAAGGTTACGTTTAACAAACGGAAGTATTACTACAATAGCAACAGAGATAGGAGATTTAAGTAAGCTAACGTACTTGAATTTAAATGGCAATCAGTTAGAGAGTTTACCAACAGGTATTGGGAATTTTACAAGTTTGGTAGAGTTACATCTAACAAGTCAAAGAGAAAGAATTAACACCTCTCAATATATTGCAACCTTAACAAGCCTACCAGAACAAATTGGCAATATAGCTACTTTAGAAAAACTAGATTTAAGAAGTAATGGGTTAACAAGTCTACCAGCAGGTATTGGGAATTTTACAAGTTTAAAAGAATTAAATTTATCTTTTCAAACAACAAGTCCTGTTAGGTATCAAACTCAATACACACTTGCAAGTTTACCAGATGAGGTTGGGAATATAACAAGTTTGGAGAAACTACAACTTAATAATAATGTTTTAACTACCATACCATCTACAATCAATGGTTTAACGAATTTGTTAGAATTACGATTAGAGGGTAATAAATTAACGAGTTTACCAACAACGATTGGGGGATTAACCAACTTGCAGAAATTGTATTTATCAAACAATGGAAATTTAAATCAAATTGAAAGTTTACCTGAAAAGATTGGAGATTTATCAAATTTAAAAGAGTTGTATGTGGAGAATATGAGTAGTAGAGAGAATGGTATAACAACTTATCATTTAAAAAGTTTACCAACAACAATGAATCAGTTGTTAAACTTAGAGGTTTTGGAAGCAAGTAATAGCGGCATAGGAGGTTTGGTAGATTTAACGAATTTAACAAAATTAACCAGATTACAATTAAACAATAATAAAATAACAGATTTAAAAATAGATGCACCATCAGGAAATTTTACAGGCAGTTCAAACCCTACGTATCATTTTAATATTACGAGTAATCCATTTATAACCTGTGTAGAAGTACCAGCAGCAGAAGTTACAAATTGGGATGTAAGATATGCTCAAGTACCACAAATTGCAGATAATGGAATTGCTTTTAGTGATAATTGTACAGGCTTTAGAGTTCCCCAAAGTGAGAGAGAAGCTTTGATTGCATTTTATATAGCTACCAAAGGAGGAGATGCAATAGATGCTAATACAGGAGTTACTTGGGTTGGAACTAATTGGAGTACAGATGCAACAGAATTAACCAATGTTGGTTCTTGGCAAGGTGTTACAACAGAAATTATCAATGGACAAAAACACGTAACTAAATTAGAATTGGGTAAAAATTTATCCGGAAGTGTTCCTAAAGAGATAAAAGATTTAACAGAATTAACAAGGTTACGTTTAACAAACGGAAGTATTGCTACAATAGCAACAGAGATAGGAGATTTAAGTAAGCTAACGTACTTGAATTTAAATGGCAATCAGTTAGAGAGTTTACCAACAGGTATTGGGAATTTTACAAGTTTGGTAGAGTTACATCTAACAAGTCAAAGAGAAAGAATTAACACCTCTCAATATATTGCAACCTTAACAAGCCTACCAGAACAAATTGGCAATATAGCTACTTTAGAAAAACTAGATTTAAGAAGTAATGGGTTAACAAGTCTACCAGCAGGTATTGGGAATTTTACAAGTTTAAAAGAATTAAATTTATCTTTTCAAACAACAAGTCCTGTTAGGTATCAAACTCAATACACACTTGCAAGTTTACCAGATGAGGTTGGGAATATAACAAGTTTGGAGAAGTTACAATTACAATATAATAATTTAGGGAGTTTACCAACTACAATTACCAATTTAGAAAAATTAGAAATTTTAAATATTGAATATAATCAAATTAGTAATTCTTTAGATTTAAGTAAATCAGAAGTTTTAAGAGATTTTAGAGCGCAATATAATAATATTTCAGACTTAAAAATTGCTGTTTCACCAACTATATTTGGTACAAGTAATAATCCACAAGCAAATAGATTTCGTTTTAAAAGAAACGCTTTAGGCTGTATAGAAGTACCAAGTGATGAGTTAGTTGCATGGCAATTGTCTGTTTATAATGAAGAAGGAGGTATTATCGACAATGGCGTAGTTTATTCAGATAATTGTAGTGCAATAACTAACAATTCTATTCCAGATTTAGAAAGAGATGCATTAATTGCTATTTACAACAATACAAAAGGTATGGATTGGAGAAACGATTTATCTGGTTCATATAATGGTGTTACTTGGGTAAATGATGCAACACAAAAAAGAAACGTAGGGGCTTGGTATGGTGTTACTACTAATATTATAAATGGAAAAAAACATGTTACTAAAATAGAATTAAATAGTAATTTATTAGATGGTACAATTCCATCTGTAATTAAAAACTTAACACAATTAAAAGAGTTAGAATTCAATAGTAATAAAATTTCAGAAATTACTACAGAAATTGGTAAACTGGCAAATTTAGAACAGTTAACTTTTACAGGTCAAACTGAATTAACTACAATCCCATCAGAAATTAATAATATTACAACTTTAAAAAGATTAGAATTTAGTTCTAATAAAATTGAAGGTAATTTAGATTTTAGCAATCTTGTAAATTTAACTTCTTTAAGTGTTTCAAGTAACGAAATAACAGGGTTAAAAATAGGAGTTTCTCCAAACGTTTTTGATAATGGTTATAATTCGGAAGGTCAATTCTCTAATAGTATTAGTTTATACAATCAATACTTAAACTGTATTGCAGTACCACAAAAAACTATTTCAGATTGGGAAGCTACTACTCATGCAAAAAATTACCCAAATATTGTTTGGGGGCAAGATTGTAGCGCTTATAACAATATACCAGAAAACGAAATGGAAGCTCTAGTAGATTTATACAATAATTTAGATGGAGCAAATTGGAATGGCAGTATAAATTGGAATGGTAATTTAGCAAAAGCACTTATTAATAATCCATACAATGCTACAAAATGGCAAGGAATTACTACCAAAATTGTAGATGGAGGTAAACATATTACCAATATTTCTTTAAATAGTAATAAACTGAAAGGAGAATTACCAACGAGTATAGGTAATTTAACCAAGTTAACGAATTTACAAATAGGTTCTAATGAAATTTCGGGAGCAATTCCAGCTACTTTTGGGAATTTAGCATCTTTAGAAACCTTGTATTTGAATAATAATAAAATTACAAGTTTACCAGCAGAAATGAGTAATATGTTGGCCTTAAAAACAGTCTACCTACAAAATAATGAAATTGAAGGTAACTTACCAGATTTTACAAATTCTACAAATTTAACAAGTTTATATGTTAGCAATAATAAATTACAGTTTGGAGATTTTGAAGATGAGTTTGCCTCTTATCAAAACATACAGACTTTTAGCTATTCATCTCAAGCAAAAGTAGGAGTAGAAGAAGCAATTGATTTTGGCGATGGTTTTGATAAAACATTAGAAGCTGTTGTGAGTGGAACCAATAATATGTACCAATGGTATAAAAACGGAAGTCCAATTTCTGGTGCTACCAATAAAGAATATATAATTACAAATGCTACTCAACAAGATGCTGGGTATTACTTTTGCCTTGTTTCAAACCCTGTTATTACAGGTTTAAATATAGAAACAGAAAGAATAACTTTAACGTATGACGCTGCTTTAAGTGTTGATGATGATACTTTTTCAAAATCATTTAAGTTGTACCCTAATCCTGTAGATAATATTTTACAAATAAGAAATACAAGTGATGTAAAAATAAATAAAATTGAGATTTATAACCTTTTAGGAAAGAAAATACAAGTGGTTAACAATCCTAAAAATGCAATAGATGTTTCTCTACTTTCCAAAGGAGTTTATTTATTAAATGTGTTTACAGATAAAGGCAAAACAACCAAAAGAGTTGTGAAAAAGTAA
- the asnS gene encoding asparagine--tRNA ligase → MMKSNVAEILKSGTVLQEIALKGWVRTFRSNRFIALNDGSTINNIQCVIDFENTPEETLKRITTGAAIAVKGTLAESQGKGQSVEVQVSEIEILGDSNPDEYPIQPKKHSFEFLRENAHLRVRTNTFGAVMRVRSKLSFAVHKYFQDNGFNYVNTPIVTGSDAEGAGEMFRVTSFEDNKAPVTEDGKIDYSKDFFGKETNLTVSGQLEAETYAMALGKVYTFGPTFRAENSNTTRHLAEFWMIEPEVAFMDLDGNMDLAEDFIKSVLGYVLENCKDDLAFLDQRLTQEESKLPQAQRSDMSLLEKLKFVADNNFKRVSYTEAIDILRNSKPNKKKKFQFPIDKWGADLQSEHERFLVEKHFKCPVILFDYPANIKAFYMRLNEDGKTVRAMDVLFPGIGEMVGGAQREERYDVLVEKMKAMNIDEKELWWYLDLRKFGTAVHSGFGLGFERLVQFTTGMGNIRDVIPFPRTPQNAEF, encoded by the coding sequence ATGATGAAAAGTAACGTAGCAGAAATCTTAAAATCAGGTACAGTATTACAAGAAATAGCCTTAAAAGGTTGGGTGAGAACTTTTAGGAGCAATCGTTTTATTGCTTTAAATGACGGTTCTACCATAAATAACATACAATGTGTTATCGATTTTGAAAACACACCAGAAGAAACATTAAAAAGAATTACAACAGGAGCCGCAATTGCTGTAAAAGGAACTTTGGCAGAAAGCCAAGGAAAAGGACAATCTGTAGAAGTTCAAGTTTCAGAAATTGAAATTTTGGGAGATTCTAATCCAGATGAATATCCAATTCAGCCTAAAAAACACAGTTTCGAGTTTTTAAGAGAAAATGCACATTTACGTGTAAGAACAAATACGTTTGGTGCAGTAATGAGAGTACGTTCTAAACTTTCTTTTGCAGTGCATAAATACTTTCAAGATAATGGTTTTAACTACGTAAACACACCCATTGTTACAGGATCTGATGCAGAAGGCGCAGGAGAAATGTTTCGTGTAACTTCCTTCGAAGATAATAAGGCACCAGTTACAGAAGATGGGAAAATAGATTATTCCAAAGATTTCTTCGGAAAGGAAACCAATTTAACGGTTTCAGGTCAATTAGAAGCAGAAACCTATGCAATGGCGTTAGGAAAAGTATATACTTTTGGTCCAACTTTTAGAGCAGAAAACTCAAATACAACCCGTCATTTAGCAGAATTTTGGATGATCGAGCCAGAAGTTGCTTTTATGGATTTAGATGGCAATATGGATTTGGCAGAAGATTTTATAAAGTCTGTTTTGGGGTATGTTTTAGAAAACTGCAAAGACGATTTGGCATTTTTAGACCAACGTTTAACACAAGAAGAAAGCAAATTACCACAAGCACAAAGAAGTGATATGAGTTTATTAGAAAAACTTAAATTTGTGGCAGACAATAATTTTAAAAGAGTTTCTTATACAGAAGCAATCGATATTTTAAGAAATTCGAAACCGAATAAAAAGAAGAAATTTCAATTTCCAATTGATAAATGGGGCGCAGATTTACAATCGGAACACGAACGTTTTTTAGTTGAAAAACATTTTAAATGTCCGGTTATTTTGTTCGATTATCCTGCAAATATCAAAGCATTTTACATGCGTTTAAATGAAGATGGAAAAACAGTAAGAGCCATGGATGTGTTATTTCCAGGAATTGGAGAAATGGTTGGTGGTGCCCAACGTGAAGAACGTTATGACGTTTTAGTAGAAAAAATGAAGGCCATGAATATCGACGAAAAAGAACTTTGGTGGTATTTAGATTTACGTAAATTTGGTACAGCAGTACACTCTGGTTTTGGCTTAGGTTTCGAACGTTTGGTACAATTTACAACAGGAATGGGAAATATTAGAGACGTAATTCCGTTTCCAAGAACGCCACAAAATGCTGAATTTTAA